The Imtechella halotolerans DNA window AATGTTTTGAAGAAGGAAATCATGAAGAAGCAGCAATGTTGCAGCAAAAAGCAATCGCATTTGTTGATTTGGTTGCTTCCTATGGAGGCTTCAATGGTGGTGGAAAAAGTGTAATGAAAATATTAGGAATTGATTGTGGGGCTAGCAGGTATCCTCATACAACACTTACGGACAAACAATTGAAAGAATTAACGACACAAATTGATGGATTAGGTTTAAGCCCTTATTTATCAGTTTAGTATTTTAATTATTATTTGGTTGACAAGAAAGCGGAGAAATCCGCTTTCATTTTTTGTATGTTATCAATTATTTTTGTTTTATGCTTACAGAATTATCATCATTTAAGTTTATTATAACTACTTTTTTACTTGTCTCAATAGGGAATGTAGCATTTGCTCAAAATCCTAGTTCTAAAGTAAAATTTTGGAACCCGCAGCAGAGTGATGTATCCTATATTGAAGGACAAGGTTGGTTAGGAGAAATGGTTGGCAACTATAATAGACTTCCCTTAAAAATGAAAGGAGTGGTAGGAGAACGACTTTGGCAGCTTTCTCAAAACAGTGCTGGTCTTAAAATCCGTTTTAAAACAAATGCCCAGGAGATAATTGTACGATATGTTGTAAATCAAGAATTTGATATGCCTCATATGCCTGCTACTGGGGTGAGTGGGTTAGATTTATACGCAAAGACGGCCAAAGGAGAATGGTTGTGGGCTGCCGGTAAATTTCATTTTAATGATACAATTACTTACAAATTTCAACATATTTTAACGAAAGAGTATGATTCAAAGGAATTAGAATACCAATTATATCTACCCTTATACAACACAGTATCTTGGATGGAGATTGGTGTTCAAGAATCAGCATTTTTTCAGCCACTGACACCACGTCAACACTTTCCAATAGTTATTTATGGGACTTCAATCGCCCAAGGTGCATGTGCAAGTAGACCAGGATTGGCATGGACAAACATTTTAGAAAGAAAGTTAGGAATGCCTGTATTAAACTTGGGCTTTTCTGGAAATGGGAAATTGGAAAAACCGTTGCTTAATTTGATGTCTGAGATTGATGCCTCTCTTTATGTACTTGACTGTTTACCCAACTTGACAAAAATCCCAAAAGATGAGCTAGAAGAATTAATTTATAACGCCGTGGTTAGTCTTAAAAAACAACATCCAGAAACTGCTGTTTTATTGACAGCTCATGGTGGATATACCGAAGAAAATCTTAGTGATATAAGAAAACTTGAGTATGAAAATGCAAACAAAGCACTTGATGCCGCATTTAAAAGACTTAAGAAAAATAAAATCAATCAAATATATATGCTTAGCAAAAATGAACTTGGACAAGGTATCGAAACAATGGTGGATGGAATTCATCCAAATGACTTGGGAATGATGCTTTATGCTGAAGGATATTTTCAAAAAATCAATAAAATTCTAAGCAAAAGATAGTTTATTTTATACACCTTAATTGTAGAATGATGAGAAAATTTGTGCGGAATATTTTACTAGTAGTTATTTTAACCAAAGGTTTTGTACTATTTGGGCAAGGTGAAAGGCTAGGTTCACCTAATATCATAATTATTATTTCTGATGATCATACCCGCCAAGCAATTTCAGCTTATGGGAGTACAATTGCACTGACTCCTAATATTGATAGGATAGCTGAAAATGGTTTTGTTTTTAATAATGCCTATATAAACAATTCCATTTGTGGACCTTCAAGGGCTGGTTTACTTACTGGGAAATACAGTCATAAGAATGGATATAAAGACAATGAAAATTCAAGTTATGATTCGAATCAAGATCAGTTTGTGAATCACTTACAAAAAGCTGGTTACCAGACTGCTTGGATTGGTAAGTACCATTTGGGTCACAATCCAAAAGGATTCGATTTTTGGGAAATATTACCAGGTCAAGGACATTATTACAATCCGGATTTTATACAAATGGATGGTAAGACTATAAGGAAGGAAGGATATGTCTCAGATTTGATTGAGGACACTGCCGAAAAATGGATTTCAGAAAGAGATAAAGACCAGCCATTTTGCCTTATAGTAGGTCACAAAGCAACACATCGAACTTGGATGCCGGACATTCAAGATTTAAGAAAATATGACGACGTTGTTTTTCCTATACCAGAAACCTTTTATGATTCTTATCAAGGGAGAAAGGCCGCGCAAGTACAGGATATGACAATTCGTAATACTATGCAGATGAGTTACGATTTAAAAATGTATTCAGAAGATACGAAAGATGGAAACATAACCCGTATGAATGACAATCAACGGAAAGATTTCTTAGGATATTATAATGGATTGAAGGATAGCCTGGAATTACACAAGTTTGAAGGAGACCAATTAACTGAATGGAAGTTTCAAAGATATATGAGAGATTACTTGGCAACAGCAACGTCTCTAGATAGAAATATTGGTCGCTTGCTGGATTATATTGAAAGTGAAGGGTTAAAAGACAATACTATTGTTATTTATCTTTCTGATCAAGGTTTTTATCTAGGTGAACATGGATGGTTTGACAAGCGTTTTATGTATGAGGAATCTTTTAGCACACCCATGTTAATGTATTATCCCGGGAATCAAAAAAAGGGGACAACCCAATTGAATCAAATGGTTATGAATATTGATATAGGGCCAACTTTATTAGAAGCTGCGGGTTTGAAGGTCCCATCATCAATGCAGGGAAGTTCTTTTTTACCCATAGTGGAAAAGCCTAATGTTAAAGGCAGGGCGGCACTGTATTACCATTATTATGAAAATGGTGAGCATTCAGTTTCACCTCATTTTGGTATTAAAACTGCCCGATTTAAACTGATAAGGTTTTACAAAAGGGTAGAATCTTGGGAACTTTTTGACCTTGAGAATGATCCTAATGAGTTGAATAATTTGTATGAAAATCGGGAATATAAAGGAACCATTAAACTCATGAAAAGAAAACTTAAAAAGTTACTTCAAACCTATGAGGATGAACAAGCCTTGGAAATATTGAACCGTAAATTATAATATTACACATTCATTACTTAAATCATTAACTATGTTAAAAAGAGTATATTACATCTTGGCATGTATTGGTTTGTTAGGGATTGTAGAAGTACAAGCTCAACAGCCATTTTTGGATCCCGTTTTTGAAAATCCCTCGGTACAAGAGGATAATAGAATGCCTATGAAGGTAAATTATTTTCCATATGAAAGCTTGGAAAAGGCCAGAAGCGGTAATAAAGAATCATCCATACGATTCATGTCCCTAAATGGGTATTGGCAATTTTTATGGGTTCCTGATTATAAAAAATTACCTCAAGATTTTGCTGATCCTAATGTTGATGTAAGTCATTGGAAGAATTTTCCAGTGCCTGCAAATTGGGAATTTAATGGATATGGAGTTCCTATTTATGTAAATGAAAAATTTGAATATGCTCTAAAAAATCCATCTCCACCAGATATTCCTGATAGTATTGATCAACCTGCAGCTGTATATCGTAAAAGCATTAATATACCTGAGACATGGAAAAATCAACAAGTATATCTTTATTTGGGAGCAGTAAAATCGGCATTTAGACTATATGTTAATGGGGTTTATGTAGGAATGGGTAAGGATAGCAAACTTGAATCAGAATTTGATTTAACTACTTATATTAAGCCTGGTGAAAATGTATTGACCTTGGAAGTTAGACGCTGGTCCGATGGAAGCTACCTTGAAGCTCAAGACATGTGGCGTGTCTCTGGAATTACAAGAGAGGTCTATCTCTACGCACGTCCTAAAGTCCATATCTATGATTGGGAATCTGGGGCTACTCTAAGTAATGGATATAGAGATGGAAAATTACAACTGAGAACCCAAGTTTGGAATTTGACTGATACTCCAAAAAATGAATATCAATTGCATTCAGCACTCTACGATGATAATGGGAGAAAGGTTTGGAATGCTTCACAAACTACATATGGATTGAAAAGGCCTTTTGGTAAAACAGAAATTCAGTTTGATGCTACTATTTCCAATATTAATTCTTGGTCAGCAGAAACTCCAAATTTGTATCGATTGGAATTGATTCTTACCGATTCTAAGGGGATGATCCAGGAAGTAATTAGTAAAAAAATAGGATTTCGTACTGTTGAAATTGCCAATGCCCAAATCCTCATCAATGGAAAGCCAGTATTGTTTAAGGGGGTTAACAGGCATGAAACACACCCAGAAACGGGACAAGTTGTGAGTAAAGAGAGTATGCTTCAAGATATTAAACTCATGAAAGCTCTTAATGTGAATGCTGTTCGTACTAGTCATTATCCAAATGACCCATATTGGTACGAGCTGTGTGATCAGTATGGGTTGTATGTAATGGATGAAGCCAATGTTGAGAATCATGGAATGCATTATGATTTAGCGAGAACACTAGGGAATGATCCTGACTGGGAAAAGGCTCATCTTATGAGGATTGGAAGGATGATAATACGTGACCGTAATCATCCTAGTATTTTTAGTTGGAGTATGGGTAATGAATCGGGAAGCGGTTGGAATTTTTATCAATCCTACAAAATGGCAAAAAGCTTGGATTCTTCTAGACCTATACATTATGAACGTTCTGAAGGTGAATGGAATATTGATATAGAATCAAGTATGTATAAGGACATAACTTTCTTGGAGAATTATGCTCAGAATAATCCAAAAAAACCATTTCTATTATGTGAGTACGCCCATGCTATGGGGAATAGTATTGGAAATCTTCAAGAGTATTGGGATGTATTTGAGAAATATCCAGTATTGCAAGGAGGATTCATCTGGGACTGGGTAGATCAAGGAAAATTTAAAAAGGAAGGAGATATAACCATTGTAGGTTATGGAGGAGATTGGGGACCGGCGGGTACACCTAGTGATAATAATTTTTTGGCTAATGGTATTATTGCATCTGATAGAACGCTACATCCTCATGCTTATGAAGTACGTAAAGTCCATCAGAACATCGCATTTGAAAGGAAGGATTCTAAGCTAGAAATTCGAAACAAGTATTTTTTCAAAACTCTGGATAATTTCGCTTTTAATTGGACATTATTAAAAAATGGGGAAATAGTGAATCGCGGTAGACTACCTCAAATTACGGTTCAACCAGGGCAGACAGTAAGTATAGACTTACCGCAAGCAAGTTTGGATACGTCAAAAGGTGGCGAGTA harbors:
- a CDS encoding sulfatase family protein, which produces MRKFVRNILLVVILTKGFVLFGQGERLGSPNIIIIISDDHTRQAISAYGSTIALTPNIDRIAENGFVFNNAYINNSICGPSRAGLLTGKYSHKNGYKDNENSSYDSNQDQFVNHLQKAGYQTAWIGKYHLGHNPKGFDFWEILPGQGHYYNPDFIQMDGKTIRKEGYVSDLIEDTAEKWISERDKDQPFCLIVGHKATHRTWMPDIQDLRKYDDVVFPIPETFYDSYQGRKAAQVQDMTIRNTMQMSYDLKMYSEDTKDGNITRMNDNQRKDFLGYYNGLKDSLELHKFEGDQLTEWKFQRYMRDYLATATSLDRNIGRLLDYIESEGLKDNTIVIYLSDQGFYLGEHGWFDKRFMYEESFSTPMLMYYPGNQKKGTTQLNQMVMNIDIGPTLLEAAGLKVPSSMQGSSFLPIVEKPNVKGRAALYYHYYENGEHSVSPHFGIKTARFKLIRFYKRVESWELFDLENDPNELNNLYENREYKGTIKLMKRKLKKLLQTYEDEQALEILNRKL
- a CDS encoding glycoside hydrolase family 2 TIM barrel-domain containing protein — translated: MLKRVYYILACIGLLGIVEVQAQQPFLDPVFENPSVQEDNRMPMKVNYFPYESLEKARSGNKESSIRFMSLNGYWQFLWVPDYKKLPQDFADPNVDVSHWKNFPVPANWEFNGYGVPIYVNEKFEYALKNPSPPDIPDSIDQPAAVYRKSINIPETWKNQQVYLYLGAVKSAFRLYVNGVYVGMGKDSKLESEFDLTTYIKPGENVLTLEVRRWSDGSYLEAQDMWRVSGITREVYLYARPKVHIYDWESGATLSNGYRDGKLQLRTQVWNLTDTPKNEYQLHSALYDDNGRKVWNASQTTYGLKRPFGKTEIQFDATISNINSWSAETPNLYRLELILTDSKGMIQEVISKKIGFRTVEIANAQILINGKPVLFKGVNRHETHPETGQVVSKESMLQDIKLMKALNVNAVRTSHYPNDPYWYELCDQYGLYVMDEANVENHGMHYDLARTLGNDPDWEKAHLMRIGRMIIRDRNHPSIFSWSMGNESGSGWNFYQSYKMAKSLDSSRPIHYERSEGEWNIDIESSMYKDITFLENYAQNNPKKPFLLCEYAHAMGNSIGNLQEYWDVFEKYPVLQGGFIWDWVDQGKFKKEGDITIVGYGGDWGPAGTPSDNNFLANGIIASDRTLHPHAYEVRKVHQNIAFERKDSKLEIRNKYFFKTLDNFAFNWTLLKNGEIVNRGRLPQITVQPGQTVSIDLPQASLDTSKGGEYFLQIEAQLINEEGILEAKTPLAFGEFQLTKSESIPYAVPETNSIEITESVNQIKIYNKRFELNIDSARGVVGSFIVKGEKLWESGPMLNLWRPGTDNDFGANLPYKLKYLKDVYQNAVTSTRYQQLNDGRIQVTFQSKMIDGRLLFTQDLIIDENGGIFVTNDLLPELEYDSMVFKIGNLLKLPNDFSTLQWYGRGPWESYRDRKTSALIGLYKGSIDKQYHPYVRPQESGNKTEVRWASITKKNGSGFKVVYSENVLNIKALPYSPDQLFPGFKKHQTHSARLVPDTNVYLDIDMEHLGVGGNNSWGELPMSKYRLHLNKPYTYSYWIIPIDTKKNRN
- a CDS encoding SGNH/GDSL hydrolase family protein, whose amino-acid sequence is MLTELSSFKFIITTFLLVSIGNVAFAQNPSSKVKFWNPQQSDVSYIEGQGWLGEMVGNYNRLPLKMKGVVGERLWQLSQNSAGLKIRFKTNAQEIIVRYVVNQEFDMPHMPATGVSGLDLYAKTAKGEWLWAAGKFHFNDTITYKFQHILTKEYDSKELEYQLYLPLYNTVSWMEIGVQESAFFQPLTPRQHFPIVIYGTSIAQGACASRPGLAWTNILERKLGMPVLNLGFSGNGKLEKPLLNLMSEIDASLYVLDCLPNLTKIPKDELEELIYNAVVSLKKQHPETAVLLTAHGGYTEENLSDIRKLEYENANKALDAAFKRLKKNKINQIYMLSKNELGQGIETMVDGIHPNDLGMMLYAEGYFQKINKILSKR